In Phoenix dactylifera cultivar Barhee BC4 unplaced genomic scaffold, palm_55x_up_171113_PBpolish2nd_filt_p 000898F, whole genome shotgun sequence, one genomic interval encodes:
- the LOC103718568 gene encoding mitochondrial outer membrane protein porin 5-like: MTGPGLFSDIGKKAKDVLTKDYSCDQKLTISTHSASGVGLTSAAVKKGGLYSFDIGTQYKYKNTLINVKVDTDSNVSTTLTMLEILPSTKTIASFKLPDYNSGKLEIQYFHHHASFTTAVALKQSPVVDLSGTVGAHGIAFGAEAGFDTASGSFTKYSAGISLGKPDYNASIILADKGDTLRGSYVFHLDEMQKSAVVGEITRRFSTNENTFTVGGQYALDPQTTVKSRLNNSGKLAALLQHELKPKSILTISGEFDTKSLDRTPKFGLALALKP; the protein is encoded by the exons ATGACGGGACCGGGGCTCTTCTCCGACATTGGGAAGAAGGCCAAAG ATGTGCTGACAAAGGACTACAGCTGTGACCAGAAGTTAACCATCTCGACCCACAGCGCCTCTGGAGTG GGCCTTACTTCTGCTGCAGTGAAGAAAGGGGGCCTTTATTCTTTTGACATTGGTACACAATACAAGTACAAGAACACCCTTATCAATGTTAAAGTCGACACAGATTCAAAT GTCTCAACAACTCTCACCATGTTAGAGATCTTGCCATCTACGAAAACTATTGCTTCTTTTAAGCTGCCAGATTACAATTCTGGGAAG CTGGAGATTCAATATTTCCATCACCATGCAAGTTTTACCACGGCTGTGGCCTTGAAGCAATCACCTGTTGTTGACCTTTCTGGGACGGTAGGTGCCCATGGCATTGCTTTTGGTGCAGAGGCTGGTTTTGACACAGCTTCAGGAAGTTTTACCAAGTACAGTGCTGGAATAAGCTTGGGAAAGCCTGATTATAATGCTTCCATAATTCT GGCGGACAAGGGAGACACACTCCGTGGTTCATACGTGTTCCATTTGGATGAGATGCAGAAAAGCGCTGTGGTTGGAGAAATTACCAGAAGGTTCTCTACCAATGAAAACACATTCACTGTTGGAGGGCAATATGCTCTTGATCCCCAAACTACTGTGAAGTCGAGGCTGAACAACTCTGGGAAGCTTGCAGCACTTCTCCAGCATGAGCTGAAGCCCAAGTCGATTCTGACCATCTCTGGTGAGTTTGACACCAAGTCCTTGGATAGAACTCCCAAGTTTGGTCTGGCACTTGCTCTCAAGCCATGA